DNA from Roseomonas gilardii subsp. gilardii:
TAGCGGTCCCGCCCCACCTTCGGGCTCACGACACGATGCACCGTCGCCTTCAGATAGCCATTGGAGGCGAGCTCCAGCAGCTCGCCGATATTGACCACGAAGGTGCCGGGGCGCGGCACGGCCTCGACCCAGCCATTCTCCGTTTCCACCTGCAGGCCGCCCGTATCGTCCTGGAGCACGAAGGTCAGCAGCCCGCTGTCCTTGTGCGGCCCCACGCCCTGCGCCGCGTCATCCGTCAGCCGCGCCGGATAGCGGATGATCTTCATCGTCTGATTCGGATTCTCCCGGTAGATCGGCGCCAGGGCATCCGGATCGCCGACCAGCGCCTCCGTGAACGCCTGCACGAGGCGGATGGCGACCCGAGTCAGCTCCGACTGCCATTGCAGAAGCAGGGGGCGGAGTTCCGGCAGGGCCTTGTCGGGCCAGAGATTGGGGCCCTGGAGGCGTGCCCAGGGCGGCGAGTCCGGCCCGATGGGCAGCGCCTCGCGCTCCGAATGCACGTCGAACTGCTCCCGCCAGTCCGGGCGGCCACGTGTCAGTTCCAGTCCGGCGCGGTTGTAGCCGCGGAAATGCGGCGAGTGGATCATCTGGACCTTCAGCTTCTCGGCCTCCGGCAGGGCGAAGAAGCGCCGGGAGATGTCGCGCACCTCCGCTTCCAGCGCCTCGGACACACCGTGCCCCGAGAGGTAGAAGAAGCCCACCTCCCGCGCGGCATGGCGCAGCTCCGCGAGAAAGGCGGCACGCTCCTCCGGCGTGCCGTCGAGGCGGCGAAGATCGAGGAGAGGCAGGTCCGGCCTGGGGATGGCCGGAACGGTGTCGACTTCGTCTGTGAAGGACATGTCGCGTTTCCCTTTCTGTTTCCGTCAGGCGGCTTCCGCCAGCCGGCCGGCGGCATCGAGGCCCTGCGCCAGATCGGCCAGGAGATCCACCGGGTGTTCCAGCCCGATCGAGAGCCGCACATAGCCCGGCGTCACGCCTGTCAGGACCTGCTCCTCGGCCGAAAGCTGGCTGTGGGTGGTGCTGGCCGGATGGATCGCCAGGCTGCGCGCGTCGCCGATATTGGCGACATGGTAGAACAGTTTCAGGGCGTCGATGAAGCGGCGCCCGGCGTCGAGGCCCCCCGCCAGCTCCAGCCCGACAAGGCCGCCGAACCCGCCGCGCAGGACGCGCTCGGCCCGGGCGCGGGCCTCTCCGTTCTGCAGGGAGGGATGGATCACCCGCGCCACCTCCGGGCGGCGCGACAGCCACTGCGCCACCACGGCGGCCGTTTCGCTGTGCCGCCGGATGCGCAGGGGCAGCGTCTCGACGCCCTGGAGGATCTGGAAGGCGTTGAAGGGCGAGAGCGGGGCGCCGAGATCGCGCTGGACCGAGGAGCGCAGCGCCGCCAGATAGGGGGGCACGCCGAGCTGCGGTGCCGCCTGGGTCCAGACCGTGCCGTGGTAGCTCGGGTCGGGCGTGTTGAGGGCCGGCTGCCGTTCCGGCACCGCGCGCCAGTCGAAGCGCCCGCCATCCACCACGGCGCCGGCGATGCTGGTGCCATGGCCGCCGAGATACTTGGTGGCGGAATAGATCACGATGGCCGCCCCGTGATCCAGCGGCCGGGCCAGCAGGGGCGCGGCGGTGTTGTCGAGGATCAGGGGAATGCCGAGCGGCCGCCCGATCGCCGCGACCTCGGCGATCGGGAAGACGACCAGCTTCGGATTGGGCAGGGTCTCGCCATAATAGGCGCGCGTGCGCTCGTCGGTGGCGCGGCGGAAGTTCTCCGGCTCCGCGGGATCGACGAAGCGCGTCTCGATGCCGAAGCGTGACAGGGTGTTGGCGAAGAGGTTCCAGGTGCCGCCATAGAGGTCGGTCGAGGAGACGATGTTGTCCCCCGCCCGCGCCAGCGCCAGCACCGAGAAGGCGGAGGCCGCCTGTCCCGAGCCGAGCGCCAGGGCCGCGGCGCCGCCCTCCAGCGCGGCCAGGCGCTGCTCCAGCGCATCGACCGTCGGATTGCCGGTGCGGGAGTAGATGTAGCCGAGCTGTTCCAGCCCGAAGAGGCGGCGCGCATGTTCGCTGCTCTCGAACTGGTAGGAGGTGGTCT
Protein-coding regions in this window:
- a CDS encoding isopenicillin N synthase family dioxygenase, with the translated sequence MSFTDEVDTVPAIPRPDLPLLDLRRLDGTPEERAAFLAELRHAAREVGFFYLSGHGVSEALEAEVRDISRRFFALPEAEKLKVQMIHSPHFRGYNRAGLELTRGRPDWREQFDVHSEREALPIGPDSPPWARLQGPNLWPDKALPELRPLLLQWQSELTRVAIRLVQAFTEALVGDPDALAPIYRENPNQTMKIIRYPARLTDDAAQGVGPHKDSGLLTFVLQDDTGGLQVETENGWVEAVPRPGTFVVNIGELLELASNGYLKATVHRVVSPKVGRDRYSVAFFLGARLDATVPLLDLPPELAAEAKGPASDPENPLFRNVGANYLKGRLRSHPDVARRYHADLLQP
- a CDS encoding O-acetylhomoserine aminocarboxypropyltransferase/cysteine synthase family protein codes for the protein MSEPSLHPDTLALHGGWRADPTHGAVAVPIYQTTSYQFESSEHARRLFGLEQLGYIYSRTGNPTVDALEQRLAALEGGAAALALGSGQAASAFSVLALARAGDNIVSSTDLYGGTWNLFANTLSRFGIETRFVDPAEPENFRRATDERTRAYYGETLPNPKLVVFPIAEVAAIGRPLGIPLILDNTAAPLLARPLDHGAAIVIYSATKYLGGHGTSIAGAVVDGGRFDWRAVPERQPALNTPDPSYHGTVWTQAAPQLGVPPYLAALRSSVQRDLGAPLSPFNAFQILQGVETLPLRIRRHSETAAVVAQWLSRRPEVARVIHPSLQNGEARARAERVLRGGFGGLVGLELAGGLDAGRRFIDALKLFYHVANIGDARSLAIHPASTTHSQLSAEEQVLTGVTPGYVRLSIGLEHPVDLLADLAQGLDAAGRLAEAA